The following are encoded together in the Oryzias melastigma strain HK-1 linkage group LG17, ASM292280v2, whole genome shotgun sequence genome:
- the LOC112144428 gene encoding gamma-interferon-inducible lysosomal thiol reductase, with protein sequence MKTVILLVIFTVGLNSPLGRCSCPYPPAKWCSSVSSAVQCGVLKHCLESNISKSHLTAEPVQVGLYYESLCPGCRAFLVNMLFPTWILLNDIMSVDLVPYGNAQEKTQGQKYVFECQHGEDECLGNMIETCLLNMTEMAFPIIFCMESSSDVLASVESCLKVYDPQLSMDKLNTCLKGDLGNQLMHQNAQQTASLKPPHQYVPWVTINGEHTEDLQQKASTSLFSLVCSMYKGSKPPACGGSQTQHFKSYCHNE encoded by the exons ATGAAGACTGTCATTCTGCTGGTCATTTTCACGGTCGGCCTGAACTCTCCTCTCGGTCGCTGCTCCTGCCCGTATCCACCGGCAAAGTGGTGTTCCTCCGTGAGCTCGGCCGTTCAGTGCGGA GTCCTGAAGCACTGCCTGGAGAGCAACATAAGCAAGTCTCATCTAACAGCCGAGCCTGTCCAGGTGGGGCTTTACTATGAGAGCCTGTGTCCAGGCTGCAGGGCTTTTCTTGTGAACATGCTCTTCCCCACCTGGATCCTGCTGAATGACATCATGTCTGTCGATCTGGTGCCCTACGGCAATGCACAG GAAAAGACTCAAGgacagaaatatgtttttgagtGCCAGCATGGGGAAGACGAGTGCCTGGGCAACATGATCGAG ACTTGCTTACTGAACATGACTGAAATGGCTTTCCCAATCATCTTTTGTATGGAGTCGTCCTCTGATGTTCTGGCTTCAGTTGAGAGC TGTCTGAAGGTGTACGACCCTCAGCTAAGCATGGACAAATTGAACACTTGCTTGAAAGGAGATCTGGGAAACCAgctgatgcatcagaatgctCAACAAACCGCAAGCTTGAAGCCTCCACACCAGTATGTGCCCTGGGTGACCATCAATGGG GAGCACACAGAGGACCTCCAACAAAAGGCCTCAACTTCACTTTTCAGTCTGGTTTGCAGCATGTACAAG ggCTCAAAGCCACCTGCCTGTGGGGGGAGCCAAACACAACACTTCAAAAGTTACTGTCACAATGAGTGA